In Gemmatimonadaceae bacterium, the following proteins share a genomic window:
- a CDS encoding BsuPI-related putative proteinase inhibitor — MNIRIAIALAFVGALAFACSPRSRSSSQNSQPAALASAMPLRTSATGEIVERPERPRARPASSQKTEAKLDSHLDVTVQPRAIQFALGVKNVGKKHLELTFRSGQSYDFVVVDSIGREVWRWSAGRMFTQGVQNKQLSGGDSMHARETWMAPTPGHYTAIATLNSANFPTEQRADFVVP, encoded by the coding sequence ATGAACATTCGTATTGCCATCGCGTTGGCTTTCGTAGGCGCGCTCGCGTTCGCCTGCAGCCCGCGCTCGCGCTCCAGCTCACAAAACTCGCAGCCCGCCGCGCTCGCGAGCGCCATGCCGTTGAGAACCAGCGCAACCGGCGAAATCGTCGAACGACCGGAACGTCCGCGCGCTCGACCGGCGTCATCGCAGAAAACAGAAGCGAAGCTCGACTCGCATCTCGACGTCACCGTTCAACCACGTGCGATTCAGTTCGCGCTCGGCGTGAAGAACGTCGGTAAGAAACACCTCGAGCTCACGTTCCGCAGCGGACAGTCGTACGACTTCGTCGTCGTCGACTCCATCGGACGCGAGGTGTGGCGCTGGTCCGCCGGCCGCATGTTCACGCAAGGCGTCCAGAACAAGCAGCTGAGCGGCGGCGACTCCATGCACGCGCGCGAAACGTGGATGGCGCCGACACCCGGCCACTACACCGCGATCGCCACGCTCAACAGCGCCAATTTCCCCACCGAACAGCGCGCCGACTTCGTCGTGCCGTAA
- the atpB gene encoding F0F1 ATP synthase subunit A yields the protein MRLTSRFFGWLVAAALLAPTAARAQGAQEPVTPFAKQLGPADIIMPHITDSKTIEFPCFKSLQEWSCEHTFATWNVTIAGHTFDMGLTKHIFFMLFAAVLLTIVLIWTARVHVRSTQRAGSPRGFAAGLEAVILYLRNEIYVPVLGGHGGERYVPFVLTLFFFILVCNLFGLIPYGSTPTGNIAVTATLAIITFVVIEAAGIKALGARYIGTIIYWPEGPVLLKAMTIIMTPVEIVGKFTKPFALTIRLFANMIAGHVIILALIGLIFMMVGWLVFALAPLALLMALFIMVLEILVAFIQAFIFSLLAAVFIGQIRAAHH from the coding sequence ATGAGACTGACCTCGCGGTTTTTCGGATGGCTCGTCGCGGCCGCGCTCCTCGCACCGACCGCGGCACGCGCCCAGGGAGCGCAGGAGCCCGTCACTCCCTTCGCCAAACAGCTCGGCCCCGCGGACATCATCATGCCGCACATCACGGACTCGAAGACCATCGAGTTCCCGTGCTTCAAGAGTCTCCAGGAGTGGTCCTGCGAGCACACGTTCGCTACGTGGAACGTGACGATCGCCGGACACACGTTCGACATGGGGCTGACGAAGCACATCTTCTTCATGCTGTTCGCGGCCGTGCTCCTGACGATCGTGCTGATTTGGACGGCCAGGGTACACGTCCGGAGCACGCAGCGAGCGGGGAGCCCCAGAGGATTCGCCGCCGGGCTCGAAGCGGTGATCCTGTACCTCCGAAACGAGATCTACGTCCCGGTACTCGGAGGCCATGGCGGCGAACGATACGTCCCGTTCGTGCTCACCCTCTTCTTCTTCATTCTGGTCTGTAACCTGTTCGGGCTGATTCCATACGGATCGACGCCGACGGGCAACATCGCTGTCACGGCGACGCTGGCCATCATCACCTTCGTCGTGATCGAGGCGGCCGGCATCAAAGCGCTCGGCGCGCGTTACATCGGCACGATCATTTACTGGCCCGAGGGTCCGGTGCTGTTGAAGGCGATGACGATTATCATGACGCCGGTCGAAATCGTCGGAAAGTTCACCAAGCCCTTCGCGCTCACGATCCGTCTGTTCGCGAACATGATCGCGGGTCACGTCATCATTCTCGCGCTGATCGGACTGATCTTCATGATGGTGGGGTGGCTCGTGTTCGCGCTCGCCCCGCTCGCCTTACTGATGGCGCTCTTCATCATGGTGCTGGAGATCCTGGTGGCCTTCATCCAGGCGTTCATCTTCTCGCTGCTCGCCGCCGTTTTCATTGGACAGATCAGGGCGGCGCATCACTAA